A window of Heliomicrobium undosum genomic DNA:
CTTCATGGACAGGGTGTTTATTAGCGGCCTTCGGAGCGGACTGTTTGCCTACAAGCCCGCAGCGGCTATCGTCAGCGCTCGTCGCGGCGGAACCACCGCGACATTCGATCAGATCAATAAATATTTCACCATTTCGCAAATGCCGGTCGTATCGTCTCAGTATTGGAATATGGTGCACGGAAATACGCCGGAAGAAGTCAAGCAGGATTTGGAGGGGATGCAGACCATGCGCACCCTCGGCAACAATATGGCTTGGTTGTTAAAATCCATTGCAGCAGGAAAAGCGGCAGGTGTGGCGTTTCCGGAGAGAGAACCACGGGCGATTACAAACTTTATACGGTAGCCCATAAAAAAGCAAAAAAATGCCCTCCGCCTGTTTATCTATTTGCATAGAAGGCCGGAGGGCTTTTAAGTTCTCGCGAACTATCTGATTTTTACCGCTGTCCCGCTGGCAGTGACCATTAACATGCCATCACGGATCACCTCATAATCGATATCAATGCCGATCACGGCATTAGCGCCGAGACGATGGGCCTGTTCTTTCATCTCCCGAATGGCGATTTGACGGGCCTCGTTGAGTTTTTCCTCATAAGCGCCGGAACGCCCGCCGATCACGTCTGTGATGCTCGCCAGAAAGTCCCGAACAACATTTGCCCCCATCACGGCCTCTCCGGCGACAATGTCCAGGTAATCCGTGATTGAGCGCCCCTCGATGTTATGTGTGGTGGTAATGATCATTTCTTCGACCTCCTTATCCTGTTATTCAGATCATATCAGAAAACAGCCGGATTTAACCATGTATGTCACGTTGATTTCACCACATATTTCACCATATATTCCACAAAAACAACAGCCCGTTCGAAGCTAGAAAACCCTCTCCCGCTTATACCAAAGCCGGAGAGGGTTTTTTCAATGCTGTTGCAAGGGAGACCGACCGCGCTCGATACGACCAAGACAACAGTTGTAAGCAAAACGAAGCAAATCGTTTCTAGCATTTACGATGGAGAGATAACTGGCCGAGAAGGGGAACTTCTACATTGGTATCACCAAAGAAATTAGCGTAAAATATTAATCGACATGATAATATTATATATTATCATAAAAACACTGATTTGTCAATAGCTTTTTATTAGGAGGTTTCATGATGACGATTCATCGTTCCAGCATCACAGCGCTGATGAGCGCATATGTGCGGGCTTATCACTCGAAGCGCGATGCTAATCCGATCTTTGACGATTTCTTCGCGGAACGGTTGTTTACGGTAGAGGAGCGTTCATCGATTGAAAGCAACCTGGTCGCTGCGTTGCCCTTTTTTGATCCAGAAAGAGTCACATCATGCCCCGATGCGGATGCCGCATTGTCGTTGGTCATTCGGGCCATGAACGCAACCACCGTAATCAGCCGCGCGCGTTACACCGAGGATGTATTGGCAAAGATGGTCCATGAGGGTGTGCAGCAGTATGTGATCCTCGGGGCGGGTATGGACACCTTCGCCCTCCGGCGGTCCGATATGTTAGGGCAAATCGAAGTCTTCGAATTAGACCACCCCGCCACCCAGGCCGATAAACGCAGGCGCCTTGAACGCGCCGGAGTGTCCTGTCCGGAGCGATTGCATTTTATTCCCATCGATTTCACGACAGAGAGACTGCCGGATGCGCTAAACAGGTCACGGTATTCCCCTGAAAAAAGCACGCTCTTTAGTTGGCTGGGCGTCACCTATTACCTGACCGGCGAAGAGGTGCTTCGCGCGCTGCGGGATATCGCCACCCTGTCACCGGGAGGCAGTGCGATCATCTTCGACTACATGGATGCCGACGCGCTGGATCCCCGGAAAGCATCTATGAGAATGCAGAAGGTGCAGGCGATCGCCGGTCGTTCCGGCGAACCGATGAAGACAGGCTTTGATCCGCGCAGTTTGGCGGAAGACCTTGCGAAAACCGGCTTGCTTGTTAAGGAAAACCTGTGTCCTGCCGATATAGAAGAGCGCTATTTTAGAGGACGCATCGACGGGTGCCACGCATTCGAACATGTGCATTTCGCGTGGGCTGTTGTCGCATAGAGGCGGGGATATCGTTACGTAGAGAGGCCTCCTCCGACTCGTACAGATGTGTCTGTCATTGATCCCGCACATCCTGCTGGGACAAGCCTTGCCAAAAGGCGATGGCGATGCCTGACCAGACAAAGGTGGCATAGGAAGCATCAATCCCGGCGATGATCGAAAAGGCGACACCGGTCAGGCTGACGGCAAGGTAGCCGGCAAACCCTTTTGTCATCTGCTGTGGTTGGGGTATGCGGTTTCGCAATCCGTAACCGATGACAAAGGCCGTCGCCACCGTGATGATCAGGATGAGCAAAGGCATAGCGCGCCACCTCCTATCTACGCCTCCGGCTGAAACGTCCCCTCCGAGGGGCGTTTTCTTTATGCTCCCCTTGGCGCCTTTGTACAAACCGAAATCTCAATGCCTGAGGCGTTTCACTGAACAGCGTGTTCACATTCCGGTGTTTCTTCACACACAAAGGCGGCTCACCAGCCAGGGGGGCTTTACATATAGTGCTATAGACTTGGGGAGGGGGTGTGAACCGATCATTCTCGGCATGCTCGTTCATCCCCGAACCATTCGGGAAAATTTCCGTGGCAACCGGCTATTTTTCGGGCAGATGGCGCTGTTGGGGAAGACAATGGATATCACCCTGGTCGTTTTCCCGCCAAAGCATGTCGACTGGCAGCGCTGTCACGTGAAGGGGTATGTCTATGACAGCCGGAGACAGCGCTGGATTCTGCGACGAACGCCCATTCCGGATGTCGTCTATGACCGCTATATCCCCCATGATTTGCAAACAGCCAGGGTGATCTCCTGCAGGCGGGCCTTCCAGATGCGGGGGATTCCCATCTTCAATCCCCCCTTCGGCGGCAAATACGGTGTCTACCGGCG
This region includes:
- a CDS encoding flavodoxin family protein codes for the protein MKVLLVNGSPHEKGCTYTALSEVAGALEKEGVETEIFQVGKNPIAGCHGCFACQKTGRCFMKDPVNEFLDKAAETDGFVFGSPVHFASASGMLTSFMDRVFISGLRSGLFAYKPAAAIVSARRGGTTATFDQINKYFTISQMPVVSSQYWNMVHGNTPEEVKQDLEGMQTMRTLGNNMAWLLKSIAAGKAAGVAFPEREPRAITNFIR
- a CDS encoding YbjQ family protein, which codes for MIITTTHNIEGRSITDYLDIVAGEAVMGANVVRDFLASITDVIGGRSGAYEEKLNEARQIAIREMKEQAHRLGANAVIGIDIDYEVIRDGMLMVTASGTAVKIR
- a CDS encoding class I SAM-dependent methyltransferase, producing MTIHRSSITALMSAYVRAYHSKRDANPIFDDFFAERLFTVEERSSIESNLVAALPFFDPERVTSCPDADAALSLVIRAMNATTVISRARYTEDVLAKMVHEGVQQYVILGAGMDTFALRRSDMLGQIEVFELDHPATQADKRRRLERAGVSCPERLHFIPIDFTTERLPDALNRSRYSPEKSTLFSWLGVTYYLTGEEVLRALRDIATLSPGGSAIIFDYMDADALDPRKASMRMQKVQAIAGRSGEPMKTGFDPRSLAEDLAKTGLLVKENLCPADIEERYFRGRIDGCHAFEHVHFAWAVVA